A genomic segment from Helicobacter sp. NHP19-012 encodes:
- a CDS encoding NRAMP family divalent metal transporter, translating into MATSAVGPGFLTQSAQFTQELKSAFACAILIATLASLIAQLNVWRVLAVANQRGQEIASTLVPGLGAFLAFLICLGGLVFNIGNVGGVALGLQVLVGLNLKSGAGLGACLAIFVFLFKRAMLFMDKMTQILGVLMVALMVFVALHAKAPLAQVLKESLHPSHFSMVAVLTLIGGTVGGYIIFSGGHRLLDAGVCGAHHLKEVDLAAYLGIFVATLVRGLLFLVILGVVERGVVLNPANPALSAFESFGGWGRVVFGVVFLAASLTSIVGAAYTSVSFLKNLSWVRRQENTWVVGFIGVSALIFLGIGKPATLLIAAGALNGLILPLTLALMLIAAKSPKIVGTYKHPPILNVLGWVVVGFSGYWGLLSLKPLFKLFGA; encoded by the coding sequence ATGGCGACCTCAGCGGTGGGCCCGGGCTTTCTTACCCAAAGCGCGCAATTTACCCAGGAGCTCAAAAGTGCTTTTGCCTGCGCGATCCTCATCGCCACCCTAGCCTCTTTGATCGCCCAGCTCAATGTGTGGCGGGTGCTTGCAGTAGCCAATCAAAGGGGGCAAGAGATTGCCAGCACCCTAGTGCCCGGGCTTGGAGCATTTTTAGCCTTTTTAATTTGTCTAGGGGGGTTGGTTTTTAACATTGGCAATGTGGGCGGGGTGGCGTTGGGCTTGCAGGTATTGGTCGGACTGAATTTAAAAAGTGGGGCTGGGCTTGGGGCGTGTTTAGCCATTTTTGTGTTTCTCTTCAAGCGGGCGATGCTTTTCATGGATAAAATGACGCAAATTTTAGGGGTGTTGATGGTGGCACTGATGGTTTTTGTCGCCCTGCATGCCAAAGCCCCCCTGGCGCAAGTCTTGAAAGAGAGCCTACACCCGAGCCACTTTTCTATGGTGGCGGTGTTGACTTTAATCGGGGGCACCGTGGGGGGGTACATCATTTTCTCGGGCGGGCATCGGCTTTTGGATGCTGGGGTTTGTGGTGCTCATCACTTAAAAGAAGTGGATTTAGCCGCCTATTTAGGCATCTTTGTGGCAACTTTAGTGAGGGGGCTGTTGTTCTTGGTGATTTTAGGGGTGGTTGAGAGGGGAGTAGTGCTAAATCCTGCCAATCCCGCTCTTAGTGCCTTTGAGTCCTTTGGGGGGTGGGGACGGGTGGTTTTTGGCGTGGTGTTTTTAGCCGCAAGCCTCACCTCCATTGTGGGCGCGGCTTACACGAGTGTGTCGTTTTTAAAGAACTTAAGCTGGGTGAGGCGGCAGGAGAACACTTGGGTGGTGGGCTTTATCGGTGTGTCGGCTCTCATCTTTTTGGGCATAGGCAAACCCGCCACGCTCCTAATCGCCGCTGGGGCACTCAATGGGCTGATTTTGCCCCTAACTCTAGCCCTCATGCTCATCGCCGCCAAGAGCCCTAAAATCGTGGGCACTTACAAGCACCCCCCCATCTTAAACGTGCTGGGCTGGGTGGTGGTGGGCTTTAGTGGCTATTGGGGGCTGCTCTCTTTAAAACCGCTCTTCAAACTCTTTGGGGCTTAA
- a CDS encoding LPP20 family lipoprotein, whose amino-acid sequence MKQEANLAFGVGALKKAASLCLSVGLVAGFVGCGWFKKPGVTQLIPPSATGLQAPIYPPTTFNNGRSPRSMPVFPKPASSSPQIETRFDNSSQSVAPSAGESAMITNTPILTPTNIIELSAVGMGVAPESTISPSQALALAKRAAIVDGYRQLGEKMYGIRVNATDTVKDMILQNSVIKTKVNALIRNAEITETIYKDGLCQVSMELKLDGRIWYNVFNRARG is encoded by the coding sequence ATGAAGCAAGAAGCGAATTTGGCGTTCGGCGTTGGTGCTTTAAAGAAAGCCGCCTCTTTGTGCCTATCCGTTGGATTGGTTGCAGGATTTGTAGGGTGTGGTTGGTTTAAAAAGCCCGGTGTTACGCAGCTCATCCCACCCTCAGCCACAGGCTTACAAGCCCCCATTTACCCCCCCACGACTTTTAACAATGGGCGCAGCCCCCGTTCCATGCCCGTTTTTCCCAAACCCGCCTCCTCTTCTCCACAGATCGAAACTCGCTTTGACAATTCCTCCCAGAGCGTTGCGCCTTCTGCTGGTGAGAGTGCCATGATCACCAACACTCCGATCCTCACCCCTACTAATATCATCGAACTTAGCGCAGTGGGGATGGGTGTCGCACCCGAATCAACCATTTCACCCTCTCAGGCTTTGGCTCTAGCCAAAAGGGCGGCGATTGTGGATGGTTACCGCCAACTAGGCGAAAAAATGTATGGGATCCGCGTGAATGCGACCGACACGGTCAAGGACATGATTTTACAAAACTCTGTGATTAAAACAAAAGTCAATGCCTTGATCCGCAACGCCGAGATCACCGAAACGATCTACAAAGACGGGCTTTGCCAAGTGAGCATGGAGCTCAAATTGGACGGGCGCATTTGGTATAATGTCTTTAACCGCGCACGCGGATAG
- a CDS encoding OmpP1/FadL family transporter produces MRLRFLCPLLPVSLVANGFQISEQSLNGTALGSAYVAGARGADASYYNPANMGFANDWGENRSEFEVTSTVINIPAFKFMVPSSNQGLYSITSLKMGGPENYEGIINILGAGGVAKSAADTLINGGWKALNEFIGNLENLTKQKVYTVASMPSNQVVPGWTGTTNFILPKFFYKSRTHNGFTFGGSFTAPSGLGMKWHGPGGEFLRDVFIMMVELAPSISYTIKNRFSVGVAGRGLYATGSFNNTVYVPLHGASVLKGSQIVGLPNNVFSQQVPASMRNKLASIGYQPAMACTAEMNQNSPTCEAYYYGLKQIMEDSGLTQADSNLYGTSQVVQQSNGSAWSGGYRAAASMRVFDNGMFSVVYNSSVTFNMHGNLTALTELGPSLGNVLTRGHLNINVSLPEMIDIAYAHEFFKHHLRLEGVYRRTFWSQGNKFLVTPDFANASYQGIGGTVQYLNSATLKKMVGLADFSGVMNMGAGWRDTNTFRLGATYMGRSLRLMGAFSYDQAPSPQEAIGIPDSNGYTIAFGAKYNFRGFDIGWGGTFTFKSNRNSYYQSNDLGQLRIFSASLGYRW; encoded by the coding sequence TTGCGTTTACGCTTTTTATGCCCTCTTTTACCGGTGTCTTTGGTGGCAAATGGATTTCAAATCTCCGAACAAAGCCTCAATGGCACGGCTTTAGGCTCGGCGTATGTCGCCGGGGCTAGGGGGGCAGACGCGAGCTATTACAACCCAGCAAACATGGGCTTTGCCAACGATTGGGGGGAGAATCGTAGCGAATTTGAAGTAACCAGCACGGTCATTAATATCCCCGCTTTTAAGTTTATGGTGCCTAGCAGCAACCAAGGTTTATATTCCATCACAAGCCTTAAAATGGGGGGTCCGGAAAACTATGAGGGTATCATCAACATTTTGGGGGCTGGAGGGGTCGCCAAGTCAGCTGCTGACACGCTCATCAATGGGGGTTGGAAAGCCCTAAATGAATTTATCGGTAATCTAGAAAACCTCACTAAACAAAAAGTCTATACGGTGGCTTCCATGCCAAGCAACCAAGTGGTGCCCGGCTGGACAGGCACGACAAATTTTATCCTGCCTAAATTTTTTTATAAAAGCCGCACACACAATGGTTTCACCTTTGGGGGGAGCTTTACCGCCCCCTCAGGGCTTGGCATGAAGTGGCACGGACCCGGGGGAGAGTTCTTGCGCGATGTTTTTATCATGATGGTCGAGCTTGCCCCCAGCATCAGCTACACCATTAAAAACCGCTTTTCTGTGGGCGTGGCGGGGCGCGGGCTTTATGCCACGGGCAGTTTTAACAACACTGTGTATGTGCCCTTACACGGCGCATCTGTGCTTAAGGGTAGCCAAATTGTGGGTTTGCCTAACAATGTCTTTAGCCAGCAAGTGCCCGCTAGCATGCGCAATAAGCTTGCTAGCATTGGCTACCAACCTGCTATGGCTTGCACGGCTGAGATGAACCAAAATTCCCCCACCTGCGAGGCTTATTACTATGGGCTTAAGCAAATCATGGAAGATAGTGGGCTCACACAAGCCGACTCTAATCTCTATGGGACTTCTCAGGTCGTGCAACAGAGCAATGGCAGTGCGTGGAGCGGGGGCTATAGGGCAGCGGCGAGCATGCGCGTGTTTGACAATGGCATGTTCTCTGTGGTCTATAACAGCAGCGTTACCTTTAACATGCACGGGAATTTGACCGCCCTCACCGAGCTAGGTCCAAGTTTAGGGAATGTGCTCACACGGGGGCATTTAAACATCAATGTGTCCTTGCCCGAAATGATCGACATCGCCTACGCCCACGAGTTTTTTAAGCACCATTTGCGCCTTGAGGGGGTGTATCGGCGCACTTTTTGGTCGCAGGGCAATAAATTCTTAGTCACCCCCGACTTTGCCAATGCGAGTTATCAGGGCATCGGGGGCACCGTGCAATATCTAAATTCAGCCACCCTCAAAAAAATGGTCGGCTTGGCAGATTTTAGTGGGGTGATGAACATGGGGGCGGGCTGGCGCGACACCAACACCTTTAGGTTAGGGGCGACTTATATGGGGCGATCTTTGCGCCTTATGGGGGCGTTTAGTTACGACCAAGCCCCTAGCCCCCAAGAGGCGATTGGCATTCCCGACTCCAATGGCTACACCATCGCCTTTGGAGCGAAATACAACTTTAGGGGCTTTGACATCGGCTGGGGGGGGACTTTCACCTTTAAAAGCAACCGCAACAGCTACTACCAATCTAACGATTTAGGACAATTGCGTATTTTCTCCGCATCTTTAGGCTACCGCTGGTAG
- the dxr gene encoding 1-deoxy-D-xylulose-5-phosphate reductoisomerase, protein MIILGSTGSVGRQALEVAQFFNLPIEALSAGRNVELLNAQIATHKPKKIAILDEKDYPHLKAPTGTEVFIGAEGIAQMVVSSKSELVLNALVGFGGLEPSLCAVRAGKTLALANKESLVVGGWLLKDAQILPIDSEHFALHSLLKNTPKECIDALFLTASGGALRDTPLEQIAHQSLSEVLKHPNWQMGIDITINSASMINKLFEVLEAYWLFGGLKVEACIERSSCVHALVRFKDQSWHAQLSQPDMRLPIIHALSPKNALNAPMKPLDLFNTSLNFEPIDLIRYPLWGFKNLLLQQPKLGVVLNASNEEALKAFKTGGISFGKMRTLVAQSLEHFKDNLPPLESLEQIKSLDLQVRNFVRNLS, encoded by the coding sequence ATGATCATTTTAGGTAGCACAGGCTCAGTAGGGCGACAAGCTCTAGAAGTGGCGCAATTTTTTAACTTGCCCATAGAGGCGTTAAGTGCGGGGCGCAATGTGGAATTATTAAATGCCCAAATCGCTACACATAAGCCCAAAAAAATCGCTATCTTAGATGAAAAAGACTACCCTCACCTAAAAGCCCCCACGGGCACAGAAGTCTTTATCGGGGCAGAGGGGATTGCCCAAATGGTGGTGAGTTCTAAAAGTGAACTCGTGTTGAATGCTCTTGTAGGCTTTGGGGGGCTTGAGCCTAGTCTATGCGCTGTGAGGGCAGGTAAAACTTTAGCTTTAGCCAATAAAGAATCGTTGGTAGTGGGTGGGTGGCTCTTAAAGGACGCACAAATTTTGCCCATTGACAGCGAACACTTTGCCCTCCACTCTTTGCTTAAAAACACGCCAAAAGAATGCATAGATGCTTTATTTTTAACCGCTAGTGGAGGGGCTTTGCGCGACACTCCCCTAGAGCAAATCGCACACCAAAGCCTTAGCGAAGTGCTTAAACATCCCAACTGGCAAATGGGAATAGACATCACAATCAACTCTGCAAGCATGATCAATAAACTTTTTGAGGTCTTAGAAGCATATTGGCTCTTTGGAGGACTCAAAGTGGAGGCATGCATTGAGCGCAGCTCTTGTGTGCATGCGCTTGTGCGCTTTAAAGACCAAAGCTGGCACGCCCAACTTAGTCAGCCAGACATGCGCCTACCCATTATCCATGCTTTAAGCCCCAAAAATGCTCTAAATGCCCCTATGAAACCCTTAGATTTATTTAACACTTCGCTAAACTTTGAACCCATCGATTTGATCAGGTATCCCCTTTGGGGCTTTAAAAATTTGTTATTACAACAGCCAAAACTAGGTGTTGTGCTGAATGCCAGCAATGAAGAAGCTCTAAAAGCCTTTAAAACGGGGGGCATTTCTTTTGGAAAAATGAGGACATTGGTAGCACAAAGTTTAGAGCACTTTAAAGACAATCTACCCCCCTTAGAGAGTTTAGAGCAAATCAAATCTTTGGATTTGCAAGTGCGAAACTTTGTACGAAACTTAAGTTAA
- the modB gene encoding molybdate ABC transporter permease subunit — MTTDFIATLALTFKLAGLTTLILYPIGLALGAYLAFKDGVFKLLVETLTWMPLVLPPTVLGFYLLVLFAPTSPLGAFLQKFHIRFVFSFSGLVLASVIFSLPFMVNPIQNALKGLPKSLKEASYTLGKGKIFTFFRVLLPNIKPALLMAATMTFAHTIGEFGVVMMVGGGLEGQTKVASIAIYTQAEANNFSLANQYALTLSILSFTLLFGTLLLQKRWQAFYKF, encoded by the coding sequence TTGACAACTGATTTCATCGCCACGCTCGCCCTCACCTTCAAGTTGGCGGGCCTCACGACCTTGATTTTATACCCCATCGGGCTAGCTTTGGGGGCGTATTTGGCGTTTAAAGACGGGGTGTTCAAACTTTTGGTGGAAACCTTAACTTGGATGCCTTTAGTCTTGCCTCCCACGGTGCTAGGCTTTTATCTTTTGGTGCTCTTTGCGCCCACAAGCCCCCTGGGGGCGTTTTTGCAAAAGTTTCACATCCGTTTTGTTTTTAGCTTTAGCGGTTTGGTGCTTGCCAGCGTCATTTTCTCTTTACCCTTTATGGTAAACCCCATCCAAAACGCCCTAAAGGGTTTGCCAAAGTCGCTAAAAGAAGCCAGCTACACGCTGGGCAAAGGCAAAATTTTTACTTTCTTTCGGGTGCTTTTACCCAACATTAAGCCCGCCCTACTCATGGCAGCCACCATGACTTTTGCGCACACCATAGGCGAGTTTGGGGTGGTCATGATGGTGGGGGGCGGGCTTGAAGGGCAAACAAAAGTGGCAAGCATCGCCATTTACACCCAAGCTGAAGCAAATAATTTTTCCCTAGCCAATCAGTATGCCCTCACTTTAAGCATTTTGAGCTTTACACTCCTTTTTGGCACACTCCTTCTTCAAAAACGCTGGCAAGCTTTTTACAAATTTTAG
- the gpmI gene encoding 2,3-bisphosphoglycerate-independent phosphoglycerate mutase produces MQKTLLIITDGIGHNPNPEGNAFMAAKKPTYDWLFEHVPHSLLKTHGLSVGLPEGQMGNSEVGHMCMGAGRVLYQDLVRISKAFAAGDIEDNPALKSVTDHAKVVHVVGLMSDGGVHAHIQHFTSMALLLERLGKKVWLHLITDGRDTLPQSALGYLEHITSICSENIRIASLSGRFFAMDRDKRYERLLKAYNCIVHAANKTDFGPDRYIKEMYFRGITDEFIEPASFATYTGMFDGEGVVCINFRSDRMRQLAQALGGSEELEGFKAPPELYIATMTSYSPDFTYPVLFEKPNITHTLAQVVADAGLSQAHIAETEKYAHVSFFINGGVEEPFKNEERILIESPKVKTYDLCPEMSAFGVANAVCEHMQKGKDLIIVNFANGDMVGHTGNFKAAVAAVAAVDKALGQIVQLAKELDYALVLTSDHGNCEHMQEGEQVLTNHTTYEVYCFVMGHGVKRLKNGGLNNVAASVLKLMDLEIPSSMDPALF; encoded by the coding sequence CAAAAAGCCCACCTACGATTGGCTCTTTGAGCATGTTCCCCATAGCCTGCTCAAAACGCATGGCCTCAGTGTAGGGCTACCCGAAGGGCAAATGGGCAACTCGGAGGTGGGGCACATGTGCATGGGGGCGGGGCGGGTGCTCTACCAGGACTTGGTGCGCATTTCTAAGGCATTTGCAGCAGGGGACATTGAGGACAACCCCGCCTTAAAGAGCGTAACTGATCACGCCAAAGTGGTGCATGTTGTTGGATTGATGAGTGATGGGGGGGTGCATGCGCACATCCAGCACTTCACCAGCATGGCCTTGCTCTTAGAAAGACTTGGTAAAAAAGTGTGGTTGCATCTCATCACCGATGGGCGCGACACTCTGCCCCAAAGCGCATTGGGCTATTTAGAACACATCACTTCCATTTGTAGCGAAAACATCCGCATCGCTAGCCTATCGGGGCGTTTCTTTGCTATGGATCGCGACAAACGCTACGAGCGGCTGCTAAAGGCTTATAACTGCATCGTGCACGCCGCCAATAAAACAGACTTTGGTCCCGATCGCTACATTAAAGAAATGTATTTTCGAGGGATCACTGACGAATTCATCGAGCCGGCTAGCTTTGCCACCTACACGGGCATGTTTGATGGCGAGGGGGTGGTTTGCATTAACTTTAGAAGCGATCGCATGCGCCAATTAGCCCAAGCTTTGGGGGGGAGTGAGGAACTAGAGGGCTTTAAAGCCCCTCCAGAGCTTTACATCGCCACAATGACAAGCTACAGCCCCGACTTTACCTACCCCGTGCTCTTTGAAAAACCCAACATCACCCACACTTTAGCCCAAGTGGTGGCAGATGCGGGGCTAAGCCAAGCGCACATTGCCGAAACCGAGAAATACGCCCATGTGAGCTTTTTTATCAATGGTGGGGTGGAAGAGCCTTTTAAAAACGAAGAGCGGATTTTGATCGAAAGCCCCAAGGTTAAAACCTACGACCTCTGTCCTGAGATGAGTGCCTTTGGCGTGGCTAATGCCGTCTGCGAACACATGCAAAAGGGCAAGGATTTAATCATCGTCAATTTTGCCAATGGGGACATGGTGGGGCACACGGGCAATTTTAAAGCGGCGGTGGCGGCAGTGGCGGCGGTGGATAAGGCACTAGGGCAAATTGTGCAACTGGCCAAGGAGTTAGATTACGCCCTAGTGCTCACCAGCGACCATGGCAACTGCGAACACATGCAAGAAGGCGAGCAGGTACTCACCAACCACACCACCTATGAGGTCTATTGTTTTGTGATGGGGCATGGGGTCAAACGCCTGAAAAACGGTGGCTTAAACAATGTCGCCGCCAGCGTGTTAAAACTCATGGACTTAGAAATCCCTAGTAGCATGGACCCCGCTTTATTTTAA
- the pxpB gene encoding 5-oxoprolinase subunit PxpB — MEFKPCAEDALLITLGDLIEPSLNAKVRLLCEKLKVQRLQGVLEIVPAYASLLVVYDPFICSYTHLVEQVQALSLELSTQEEQEVYLVEVPACYELGLDLQSVAEQTGLSVAQVIERHSGRDYLVYCLGFLPGFVYLGGLDPALKLPRLATPRLEVAAGSIGIANEQTGIYPIASPAGWHILAKTPISLYQPNNEPPVSIFAGDYVRYKPISLKEFQNSPHTLKRTLVPKDSLHA; from the coding sequence GTGGAGTTTAAACCCTGCGCTGAGGATGCTTTGTTGATCACCTTGGGCGATCTGATTGAACCTAGCCTCAATGCCAAGGTGCGCTTGTTGTGTGAAAAATTAAAGGTGCAAAGGTTACAAGGGGTGCTAGAGATTGTGCCCGCCTATGCCTCGTTGCTTGTGGTGTATGACCCCTTCATTTGCTCTTATACCCACTTGGTGGAGCAGGTGCAAGCCTTGAGCCTAGAGCTCTCTACACAAGAGGAGCAAGAGGTGTATTTGGTGGAAGTGCCCGCCTGCTATGAGCTAGGGCTGGATTTACAAAGCGTGGCAGAACAAACGGGTTTAAGCGTGGCGCAGGTGATAGAAAGGCACAGCGGGCGGGATTACTTGGTGTATTGTTTGGGTTTTTTGCCCGGCTTTGTTTATTTGGGTGGGCTAGACCCTGCGCTCAAACTGCCCCGCCTTGCCACGCCTAGATTAGAAGTGGCTGCGGGCTCCATTGGCATTGCCAACGAACAAACGGGCATTTACCCCATCGCTAGCCCGGCCGGCTGGCATATCCTCGCTAAAACCCCCATCAGTCTTTATCAGCCCAACAACGAACCCCCCGTCTCTATTTTTGCCGGCGATTATGTCCGCTACAAGCCCATTAGTCTCAAAGAGTTTCAAAATAGCCCACACACCCTAAAGCGCACCCTTGTGCCAAAGGATAGCCTGCATGCCTAG
- a CDS encoding class 1 fructose-bisphosphatase: MLTPIVQALQALAPKVYQAIKQGDTHYTAHKNPTADLQLAVDVAVDQLIFDALMQVPSIGGVMSEERQEAQYKEQGDFLIAFDPLDGSSVVGANFLVGSIFGVYARPALGFAEPNMAHHIQMGAYILYGAKLELVVASTQGVVHEVFDEGSHAWHSKKCFELKDKGKNIAPGGSWQHFSPDYVEFLMSFFKQGYRLRYSGSMVADVHHLLSKEGGLFCYPATQDAPLGKLRKLFEVYPLAFVVEKAGGLSFDGVQNILNTPLNSLHDKSPCFLGSKEEMEALKQWMRLNKN, from the coding sequence ATGCTAACCCCGATTGTGCAGGCTCTGCAAGCCCTCGCCCCCAAAGTGTATCAAGCCATCAAGCAGGGCGACACCCACTACACCGCGCATAAAAACCCCACAGCAGATTTACAACTCGCCGTGGATGTGGCGGTGGATCAACTCATTTTTGATGCCCTGATGCAAGTGCCAAGCATAGGGGGCGTGATGAGTGAGGAGAGGCAAGAGGCGCAGTATAAAGAGCAGGGAGATTTTTTAATCGCCTTTGATCCGCTCGATGGCTCTAGCGTGGTGGGGGCAAATTTTCTAGTGGGGAGCATTTTTGGGGTGTATGCCCGCCCTGCTTTGGGTTTTGCTGAGCCAAATATGGCACACCATATTCAAATGGGGGCGTATATTCTATATGGAGCGAAGTTAGAGTTGGTGGTGGCAAGCACACAGGGTGTGGTGCATGAGGTTTTTGATGAAGGTAGCCACGCGTGGCATAGCAAGAAATGCTTTGAGTTGAAAGACAAGGGCAAGAACATTGCCCCAGGGGGCAGCTGGCAGCACTTTAGCCCTGATTATGTGGAATTTTTAATGTCGTTTTTCAAGCAGGGCTACCGCCTGCGCTACAGCGGGAGCATGGTCGCCGATGTCCATCACTTACTCAGCAAAGAGGGGGGGCTCTTTTGCTACCCCGCCACCCAAGATGCCCCCTTAGGCAAGTTGCGTAAACTCTTTGAGGTCTATCCTTTAGCCTTTGTGGTTGAAAAGGCGGGGGGCCTTAGCTTTGATGGCGTGCAAAATATCTTAAACACCCCCTTAAACAGTCTGCACGACAAAAGCCCGTGTTTTCTAGGCTCAAAAGAGGAAATGGAGGCACTAAAGCAGTGGATGCGTTTGAACAAAAACTAG
- a CDS encoding biotin-dependent carboxyltransferase family protein — MPSVRVLKAGLSTTIQDLGRVGYLALGIPISGAMDPFSACVANWLVGNAKEQALLEMTYTGDTLEFLKPMQIALTGANLSPKLNGAQISNWESYAVQAGDILEFGQLVSGARAYLALSGGVQVPLVQGSRATYIRAKIGGFLGRTLQRGDEIFTLPSPPQQKRLLPKKHRPLYTKETSLPALLGTEAHYFSLQSVRRFFHSTYTITKRADRMGICLEGIALERRLLKELVSNPLVLGSVQVPNSGQPIVLMADRQTLGGYPKIATLLKESVVALAQMLPGHKVHFIPIKLEQAQERYKAFYENLARVQELLK; from the coding sequence ATGCCTAGTGTGCGGGTGTTAAAAGCGGGGCTAAGCACCACTATCCAAGACTTGGGGCGGGTGGGCTATCTTGCACTAGGTATCCCTATAAGCGGGGCGATGGATCCCTTTAGCGCATGTGTGGCAAATTGGTTAGTGGGCAATGCCAAAGAGCAAGCCCTTTTAGAAATGACCTACACGGGCGACACCCTAGAGTTTTTAAAGCCCATGCAAATTGCCCTTACTGGGGCAAATTTAAGTCCTAAACTCAATGGGGCGCAGATTTCTAATTGGGAGTCTTATGCCGTGCAAGCAGGCGATATTTTAGAATTTGGCCAGCTTGTGAGTGGGGCTAGGGCGTATTTGGCTTTGAGCGGGGGGGTGCAAGTGCCCCTAGTGCAGGGTAGCAGAGCAACTTACATACGCGCGAAAATCGGGGGCTTTTTGGGGCGCACGCTGCAAAGGGGCGATGAGATATTTACACTCCCAAGCCCTCCGCAACAAAAACGCTTGTTACCAAAGAAGCACCGCCCCCTTTATACCAAAGAAACGAGCCTGCCCGCCCTCTTAGGCACAGAGGCGCACTATTTTAGTCTGCAGAGTGTGCGCCGCTTTTTCCACTCCACCTACACGATCACAAAAAGAGCCGATCGCATGGGCATTTGTTTAGAGGGAATAGCCCTCGAGCGGCGTTTGTTAAAAGAGCTGGTGTCTAACCCCCTGGTTCTGGGCAGCGTGCAAGTGCCAAACAGCGGGCAGCCTATCGTTTTAATGGCAGATAGGCAAACCTTGGGGGGCTATCCAAAAATTGCCACCCTACTTAAAGAAAGCGTGGTTGCCCTCGCCCAAATGCTGCCCGGGCACAAGGTGCATTTCATCCCCATCAAATTAGAGCAGGCGCAAGAGAGATACAAGGCCTTTTATGAAAACCTTGCTAGGGTGCAAGAGCTTTTAAAATAA
- a CDS encoding phosphatidate cytidylyltransferase: protein MKLKSKFLGEKARYITGAVLLLLAIVVLSLNSMWVFWAVLGIAYLIGGHEALQIYQKIYGSTPSVWHYVGLIFVWFLVYLTPPVESVFFVGMFIIGYLAYRALDVSHALVFLYPTLPFVYILALFKGFGVMAVVWLVVVVVSTDVGAYFGGRLFGNTPLSPSSPKKTFEGAFIGFMLASVVGGLVGLKYMGFLYAFVASAIMAISAIWGDLYESSLKRRANIKDSGNILPGHGGVLDRLDAMFFAAVSLHFLLRTKATLEVSL, encoded by the coding sequence ATGAAGCTTAAATCAAAATTTTTAGGGGAAAAGGCGCGTTACATCACAGGGGCGGTCTTACTTCTTTTAGCCATTGTGGTGCTTTCTTTAAACTCTATGTGGGTGTTTTGGGCAGTGCTTGGGATCGCCTATTTAATTGGGGGGCATGAGGCTCTACAAATTTACCAAAAAATTTATGGTTCTACGCCTAGTGTGTGGCACTATGTAGGCTTAATTTTTGTGTGGTTTTTAGTCTATTTAACCCCCCCCGTTGAAAGCGTGTTCTTTGTGGGCATGTTCATAATCGGGTATTTGGCTTATCGGGCTTTAGATGTGAGCCATGCCTTAGTCTTTCTTTACCCCACATTACCCTTTGTCTACATTTTGGCTTTGTTTAAAGGATTTGGGGTAATGGCGGTGGTGTGGCTCGTGGTGGTGGTGGTATCAACCGATGTAGGGGCGTATTTTGGCGGCCGGCTTTTTGGCAATACCCCCCTAAGCCCCTCTTCTCCTAAAAAGACTTTTGAGGGGGCGTTCATTGGGTTCATGTTGGCTAGTGTGGTGGGGGGACTGGTGGGGCTAAAGTATATGGGTTTTCTCTACGCTTTTGTTGCAAGTGCCATCATGGCAATCAGTGCGATTTGGGGCGACCTATATGAAAGCTCCTTAAAAAGGCGAGCCAACATCAAAGACAGCGGGAATATTTTACCCGGGCATGGGGGGGTGTTGGACCGCTTGGATGCCATGTTTTTTGCTGCTGTGAGTTTGCACTTTTTGCTGCGCACCAAGGCAACCCTAGAAGTGTCTTTATGA